The Chitinophagales bacterium genome has a window encoding:
- a CDS encoding HAD-IIIA family hydrolase has translation MNVLELFAPVKTFVFDVDGVLTNSQLLAMEDGSLLRSVNIKDGYALQLAIKKGYHIWIISGGTSEAIKKRFEKLGLEEVHIAVKDKKAVLQELAAKHNIALEHTLYMGDDMPDYEVMQMCGLPTCPADACPEIKNISKYVSPVNGGMGCVRDVVEKVLKLNGHWAV, from the coding sequence ATGAACGTACTAGAACTTTTTGCCCCGGTAAAGACATTCGTGTTTGACGTAGACGGCGTGCTGACCAACAGCCAGCTACTGGCTATGGAAGACGGCAGCCTGCTGCGCAGCGTGAACATAAAAGATGGCTATGCGCTGCAACTGGCCATAAAAAAGGGGTATCATATCTGGATCATATCTGGCGGAACCAGCGAGGCGATAAAGAAACGCTTTGAGAAACTGGGGCTGGAAGAGGTGCACATTGCCGTAAAAGACAAGAAAGCAGTACTGCAGGAGCTGGCCGCCAAACACAATATAGCCCTAGAGCACACCCTGTATATGGGCGATGATATGCCCGACTACGAAGTGATGCAAATGTGCGGGCTCCCCACCTGCCCCGCCGATGCCTGCCCTGAGATAAAGAACATCAGCAAATACGTTTCTCCCGTAAACGGCGGTATGGGTTGCGTACGCGACGTAGTGGAAAAAGTACTGAAGCTGAACGGACACTGGGCCGTGTAA
- the iscX gene encoding Fe-S cluster assembly protein IscX yields the protein MAHYEPPINWSDHEDIALKLYERFGDEFGESKIYRIRFTDLLEWVLEIENFEGKREESNEGHLEMIQSSWVYEWRDNQD from the coding sequence ATGGCTCATTACGAACCACCGATCAATTGGAGTGACCACGAGGATATAGCACTGAAACTGTACGAACGTTTTGGTGATGAGTTTGGCGAGAGCAAGATATACCGCATTCGCTTTACAGACTTGCTGGAGTGGGTGCTGGAAATAGAGAACTTTGAAGGTAAACGCGAAGAAAGTAACGAAGGCCACCTGGAGATGATACAGAGCAGCTGGGTATATGAGTGGCGCGACAACCAGGATTAA